Part of the Deferribacterota bacterium genome, CTAATAATTATAAATAAAACTATAATTGAAACAGTGATATTTAATTCAAACCAGGGATTTGTTAGCCATAAAAACAATGCTGCTGAAAAAGCTGATAAAATAGAGGAAAGAGAAACCATCTTTGATAATAAAATAACTAATAAAAAAACGAATACTGCTAAAATAATACCCACTGGAGCAAGGGCTAAAAACACTCCTAAGCTAGTTGCTACCCCCTTGCCACCTTTGAATTTCAAAAAAAGTGAGAACATATGACCAAATATAACCAACATTGCAGAAATTAACAACAAATAACTTTCTGGGTAATAATGGGACAAAAGATAAATTGGTAAAAAACCCTTTAAAAAATCTAGCAGAAAAACCAAGATAAAACCTTTTTTACCCAATAATCTGCCAACATTAGTTGCCCCAATATTCCCTGAGCCAACATTTCTAATGTCAACCCCTTTAAAGAACTTAACAATTAAATAGCCAAAGGGTATTGATCCAATTAGATAACACAATAATAAAATTAAAAAATAACTCATCATACAAACAACCTATGTAACAATGATCTTTTTAAATATATAGCCCCAAATTCACATATCTCATAACAACAATAGCATTCAATACATTGCTTGCTATTAATAATAACAGATTTATCTATATATTCAATTGCCTTTACTGGGCATGCATCTAAACAGCTTTTACACACAGTGCACTTTCTGTTATCTATAACTGGCTTAACATATATTACTTTTGCCACCCTCTTTCTTATGGAGGTAGGGATATAATTTACACTAAAACCTATTGGCTTTTTTATTCTTCTTTGAAAACTACAATCATCCCCATGTACTTCAATATTATTAATATCAAAGCCCTTCTTTATTGCAACTTTATTTGTCATACAAAAATTTATAGGAAGATTTAAGA contains:
- the plsY gene encoding glycerol-3-phosphate 1-O-acyltransferase PlsY, with product MMSYFLILLLCYLIGSIPFGYLIVKFFKGVDIRNVGSGNIGATNVGRLLGKKGFILVFLLDFLKGFLPIYLLSHYYPESYLLLISAMLVIFGHMFSLFLKFKGGKGVATSLGVFLALAPVGIILAVFVFLLVILLSKMVSLSSILSAFSAALFLWLTNPWFELNITVSIIVLFIIIRHKDNIKRIVKGEEHKIGVRIDNPS
- a CDS encoding 4Fe-4S binding protein; amino-acid sequence: LNLPINFCMTNKVAIKKGFDINNIEVHGDDCSFQRRIKKPIGFSVNYIPTSIRKRVAKVIYVKPVIDNRKCTVCKSCLDACPVKAIEYIDKSVIINSKQCIECYCCYEICEFGAIYLKRSLLHRLFV